Proteins from a genomic interval of Lolium perenne isolate Kyuss_39 chromosome 1, Kyuss_2.0, whole genome shotgun sequence:
- the LOC127306383 gene encoding uncharacterized protein, which produces MASLTVSKATPAAAGNTTANKEREGAEIVTGAEACYAHSKEMLKGLGFPGGVMPMRGLEECGLVRETGYVWMRQEKGKAYEHYFRGTGTRVRYDAEVTAYVEEGRMKKMTGVRSKQMLMWVPIVEMSLVDGGERVYFKSSVGIGRSFPAAAFADEDEDAAVDEKAAPAAAPVPVPAPEAADANDEK; this is translated from the coding sequence ATGGCCTCCCTCACCGTCTCCAAGGCGACACCGGCGGCGGCCGGCAACACCACCGCCAACAAGGAGCGGGAGGGCGCGGAGATCGTCACCGGGGCGGAGGCGTGCTACGCGCACTCCAAGGAGATGCTCAAGGGGCTGGGGTTCCCGGGCGGCGTGATGCCGATGCGCGGGCTCGAGGAGTGCGGGCTGGTGCGGGAGACCGGCTACGTGTGGATGCGGCAGGAGAAGGGGAAAGCCTACGAGCACTACTTCCGCGGCACGGGCACCCGGGTGCGCTACGACGCCGAGGTGACGGCGTACGTGGAGGAAGGGCGCATGAAGAAGATGACCGGGGTCCGGAGCAAGCAGATGCTGATGTGGGTGCCCATCGTCGAGATGAGCCTCGTCGACGGCGGCGAGAGGGTCTACTTCAAGTCCAGCGTCGGCATCGGCCGTTCCTTCCCGGCCGCTGCCTTCGCCGATGAGGACGAGGACGCCGCCGTCGACGAAAAAGCCGCGCCGGCGGCCGCGCCCGTTCCCGTGCCCGCGCCGGAGGCTGCTGACGCCAACGACGAAAAGTGA